From Cinclus cinclus chromosome 2, bCinCin1.1, whole genome shotgun sequence, one genomic window encodes:
- the NHS gene encoding actin remodeling regulator NHS produces MPFAKRIVEPQRLCRRQPAASVLEESWGAEPPPPPRDPPPEEPGTASQGAEAAGGGEREAAAVLMVLDLCSVSNVALSRILRQLSDVARHACTLFQEVEADIQGTHRRVRALHGRIAGLQGAVRGLDPKQEAVPVSNLDAESKLSVYYRAPWHQQRNIFLPSTRPPCVEELHHHAKQHLRALHREHRSRGDNREQKIQGPIAVVAPPFPPFPAICSQKRQAIKDRHLLPFNSTRSPSPIECCHMAPWSRKSHPPEDEDTDVMLGQRPKNPIHNIPSTLDKQTNWSKALPLPTPEEKMKQDAQVISSCIIPINVTGVGFDREASIRCSLVHSQSVLQRRRKLRRRKTISGIPRRVQQEIDSDESPVARERNVIVHTNPEFPGSSNRRLGTRDSECQTEEILIAAPSRRRIRAQRGQSVVASLSHSTGNILVLADNGDAVFAAAVSNRIRSRSLPREGARASEGHQDATTKSAGYEVEHFLAGQERIPKKGKEILSKQGSQECQPIGLTCPQHLHSPEHSISERGRSRLSRMVDSGSCEISSNSDTFGSPIHSISTAGVLLSSHMDQKDDHQSSSGNWSGSSSTCPSQTSETIPPAASPPLTGSSHCDSELSLNTAPNANEDSSVFITEQFGDHTDKVRGHRASSFTSTVADLLDDPNNSNTSDSEWNYLHHHHDASCRQDFSPERLKADSLGCPSFTSMATYDSFLEKTPSDKADTSSHFSVDTEGYYTSMHFDCGLKGNKSYICNYAAPGSESGQTGSISSSLADCAWQECVSHRRQARQCISLKKPKAKPAPPKRSSSLRKSEGSTDLSDKKEPKIGSGQHISHTAREMKLPLEFSNTPSRVEGPSLPAKQELPWPNQDDGGLKDTPFDTTNIPSFKDEGAEQPHYADLWLLNDLKSSDPYRSLSNSSTATGTTVIECIKSPESSESQTSQSGSRATTPSLPSVDNEFKLASPEKLAGLASPSSGYSSQSETPTSSFPTAFFSGPLSPGGSKRKPKVPERKSSLQQPLSKDGTSSVSKDLELPIIPPTHLDLSALHNVLSKPFAHRHQLHTFSHSKQSAVGEALQPSPSSALAITPSVLKSVHLRAVNKPEGVKHKGSTPDLLCIQETTLMATEVSPGKMRPLLAKKPVSRQYSTDEAIMLYIDTSPAEAGPGKPPLEKSSSFGGQNSCEREAVTSASSGLVEIKPGKDQTHLAAEHLPEISLNQTSAVPVDGFQKGSAVPTGDDETKKPIQGAEAVHDLQQVQAQQELSAGSEGKEEAGPVAESSAQAEGPTITYQLMHQPDVSHHVPGNISYEAEMAAVDSLNEEGCKQENSITSGIPTKSASDDSRADETVGSTDEPSLKESSPSDESIMSPLSEESQADTEDVFVSPNKPRTTEDLFAVIHRSKRKVLGRKDSGDLSVRNRLRASSGTSSQPTTSSTLPTSSMPPASNVGTPISSQRSPGLIYRNAKKSNTSNEEFKLLLLKKGSRSDSSYRMSATEILKSPILPKSPGELTADTLQSTEESPPTTSPDALSPLSPCSPRVNTEGFSSKNFPMSASSRVGRSRAPPAASSSRYSVRCRLYNTPMQAISEGETENSDGSPHDDRSSQSST; encoded by the exons CTGTCTCCAACCTTGATGCAGAGAGCAAACTGAGTGTCTACTACCGAGCACCTTGGCATCAGCAAAGAAACATCTTCCTCCCCTCCACCAGACCACCCTGCGTGGAGGAGCTGCACCACCACGCCAAGCAGCACCTGCGAGCCTTGCACAGAG AACATCGAAGCCGAGGTGATAACAGAGAGCAAAAAATCCAAGGCCCCATTGCTGTGGTGGCTCCCCcgtttcctcccttccctgcaatCTGCAGCCAAAAGAGGCAAGCGATAAAGGACCGGCATTTGCTACCA TTTAACAGCACCCGTTCGCCCTCCCCAATTGAGTGTTGCCACATGGCCCCCTGGAGTAGAAAG TCCCATCCACCAGAGGACGAAGATACAGATGTCATGTTAGGGCAGAGGCCGAAAAATCCAATACATAATATCCCTTCTACACTGGATAAACAAACCAATTGGAGTAAAGCACTACCTCTCCCAACTccagaggagaaaatgaaacaagaTGCCCAAGTGATTTCTTCTTGCATTATCCCCATCAATGTCACTG GAGTTGGTTTTGACAGAGAGGCTAGTATACGCTGCTCTCTTGTTCATTCACAATCTGTACTACAGCGGAGACGAAAgttgaggaggaggaaaaccaTCTCTGGCATCCCCAGAAGAGTGCAACAAGAAATAG ATTCAGACGAGTCACCAGTGGCAAGAGAGCGCAATGTGATTGTGCACACAAACCCAGAATTCCCTGGCTCCAGCAACAGGAGGTTGGGGACCCGGGACTCAGAGTGCCAGACGGAAGAAATTCTGATAGCTGCTCCTTCCCGGCGACGGATCCGTGCGCAGCGGGGGCAGAGTGTTGTCGCCTCCCTCTCCCACTCCACTGGCAATATCTTGGTGCTGGCGGACAACGGAGATGCGGTCTTTGCTGCTGCCGTGAGCAACCGCATCCGCTCGCGGAGCCTTCCTCGCGAGGGCGCCCGGGCCAGTGAGGGCCATCAGGATGCCACCACCAAGAGTGCAGGGTACGAAGTGGAGCATTTCCTGGCTGGTCAGGAGAGGATCCCAAAAAAGGGGAAGGAGATCTTGAGCAAGCAGGGTTCACAGGAGTGCCAGCCCATTGGTTTAACTTGTCCTCAGCACCTGCACAGCCCCGAACACAGCATAAGCGAGAGGGGGAGATCGCGGCTGTCAAGGATGGTCGATTCAGGCAGCTGTGAAATTTCATCCAACTCAGACACCTTCGGGAGCCCAATTCATTCTATCTCCACAGCAGGAGTACTGCTCAGCAGCCACATGGACCAGAAAGATGACCACCAGTCCTCCAGTGGCAACTGGAGTGGGAGCAGCTCCACATGTCCCTCCCAGACATCTGAAACcattcctcctgctgcctctcctccacTAACAGGCTCTTCACACTGTGACTCTGAGCTGTCACTCAATACTGCTCCCAATGCCAATGAGGACTCCAGTGTCTTCATCACAGAGCAGTTTGGTGACCACACAGACAAGGTCAGGGGCCACAGGGCGAGCTCCTTCACGTCCACTGTGGCGGATTTACTGGATGACCCCAACAACAGCAACACAAGCGACAGTGAGTGGAACTACCTGCACCATCACCATGATGCCTCCTGTCGCCAGGATTTCAGCCCTGAGCGCTTGAAGGCAGACAGCCTGGGATGTCCCAGCTTTACCAGCATGGCCACCTATGACAGCTTCCTCGAAAAGACCCCCTCTGACAAAGCAGACACTAGCTCACACTTTTCTGTGGATACTGAAGGATATTATACCTCCATGCACTTTGATTGCGGTCTGAAGGGTAATAAAAGCTATATTTGCAACTATGCAGCCCCAGGCTCAGAGAGTGGCCAGACTGGGAGCATATCTTCCAGCCTAGCTGACTGTGCCTGGCAAGAGTGTGTGAGCCACAGGAGGCAGGCACGGCAGTGCATCTCACTGAAGAAACCAAAGGCAAAGCCAGCCCCACCAAAACGCAGCTCGTCTTTGAGGAAATCAGAGGGCAGCACCGACCTTTCTGACAAGAAAGAACCAAAGATCGGTAGTGGGCAGCATATCTCTCACACTGCCAGGGAGATGAAGCTGCCCCTTGAGTTTTCAAACACACCTTCCCGAGTGGAAGGCCCCAGCCTGCCAGCCAAGCAGGAGCTTCCCTGGCCAAACCAGGATGATGGTGGGTTAAAGGACACTCCATTTGACACCACCAATATCCCCTCCTTTAAAGATGAAGGTGCTGAACAACCTCACTATGCAGACCTTTGGCTTCTGAACGACTTGAAATCTAGTGATCCATATAGGTCCTTGTCCAATTCAAGCACTGCTACGGGTACTACAGTCATAGAGTGCATCAAGTCACCAGAGAGCTCTGAATCCCAGACATCTCAGTCTGGGTCACGAGCTACAaccccatccctcccctctgTTGATAATGAGTTTAAACTGGCCTCCCCGGAGAAGTTGGCAGGGTTAGCCTCACCCTCCAGTGGGTACTCCAGCCAGTCAGAGACGCCCACCTCTTCTTTTCCAACAGCTTTCTTTTCAGGACCGTTGTCTCCAGGGGGGAGCAAGAGGAAGCCAAAAGTTCCAGAGAGGAAGTCAtcactgcagcagccactcTCAAAAGATGGCACCTCCTCAGTGAGCAAAGACCTCGAACTTCCGATTATACCTCCTACTCACCTTGACCTAAGTGCTCTTCACAATGTCTTGAGCAAGCCCTTCGCTCACAGGCACCAGCTGCATACCTTTAGCCACAGCAAGCAGAGCGCGGTCGGGGAAGCCCTACAGCCCAGCCCTTCCTCTGCCCTTGCCATCACACCCTCTGTTCTCAAGTCTGTCCACCTCCGGGCAGTCAACAAGCCTGAAGGAGTGAAACATAAAGGCAGTACCCCAGACCTGCTCTGCATACAGGAGACCACCCTGATGGCAACTGAGGTCTCTCCAGGCAAAATGAGGCCACTCTTAGCTAAGAAGCCAGTATCACGCCAGTACTCTACAGATGAGGCCATAATGCTGTACATTGACACTTCCCCAGCAGAAGCAGGCCCTGGAAAGCCACCTTTAGAGAAAAGCTCCTCTTTTGGCGGGCAGAACAGCTGTGAGAGAGAAGCTGTAACTTCAGCAAGCTCGGGTCTGGTTGAAATCAAACCTGGGAAGGACCAAACACACCTGGCTGCTGAACACTTACCAGAAATCTCTTTGAATCAGACAAGTGCTGTCCCTGTGGATGGCTTTCAGAAGGGCTCAGCTGTCCCCACAGGTGATGATGAAACAAAGAAACCTATCCAGGGAGCAGAAGCAGTGCACGATCTTCAGCAAGTGCAGGCTCAGCAAGAGCTCTCCGCAGGCAGcgaagggaaggaggaagctGGGCCTGTGGCTGAAAGCTCAGCTCAGGCTGAGGGACCTACCATCACCTACCAGTTAATGCACCAACCCGATGTTAGCCACCATGTGCCTGGGAATATCAGCTACGaagcagagatggcagcagtGGATTCACTCAACGAAGAGGGTTGCAAGCAGGAAAATTCTATCACATCAGGTATCCCAACCAAAAGTGCCTCTGATGACAGCAGGGCAGACGAGACAGTGGGCAGCACAGACGAGCCTTCGCTGAAAG AGTCTTCTCCAAGTGATGAGTCCATCATGTCTCCACTGAGCGAGGAGTCACAGGCTGACACTGAGGATGTCTTTGTGTCTCCAAACAAACCCCGCACTACTGAGGATCTGTTTGCAGTCATTCACAG ATCAAAAAGGAAAGTTCTTGGGAGAAAGGATTCTGGAGACCTTTCTGTAAGAAACAGATTGAGAGCTTCATCTGGGACCAGCAGCCAACCTACCACCAGCAGCACACTGCCCACCAGCAGCATGCCACCAGCCAGCAACGTGGGCACTCCCATTAGTAGTCAGAGGTCCCCTGGACTCATATACAGGAATGCCAAAAAGTCCAACACATCCAATGAGGAGTTTAAGCTACTGCTCCTTAAAAAAGGCAGCCGATCTGATTCCAGCTACAGGATGTCTGCcacagaaattctgaaaagtCCTATTTTGCCAAAGTCTCCTGGAGAGCTAACGGCGGACACCCTTCAAAGCACGGAGGAGTCTCCTCCCACAACGAGCCCTGATGCATTATCGCCGCTCTCGCCCTGCTCCCCCAGGGTCAACACGGAAGGATTCTCCTCCAAGAACTTTCCCATGTCAGCATCCTCGCGGGTGGGGCGGTCGCGGGCACCGCcggcagccagcagcagccggTACAGCGTGCGCTGCAGGCTGTACAACACCCCCATGCAGGCCATCTCCGAGGGGGAGACCGAGAACTCGGATGGCAGCCCCCATGATGATCGGTCTTCTCAAAGCTCTACATAG